The following are from one region of the Solirubrobacterales bacterium genome:
- a CDS encoding peptidyl-prolyl cis-trans isomerase: protein MPIPKDRRIVAAAVFGAVVVVLFVIVAIAQGIGNPSVPSGDVATVEDVSNGDITQEEYDSALQQIAAQQGVKKIPPPDDPSYGDLRDATMADLLLGRWVRGEAADRGISFSESEISNRLDQIIKQDFGGQKQFETFLKQNHFTPEQARARVELQLLGDEVQKQVLGGEQPVSQSEIEDYYNVNKTQFQQPESLTIRRIVNKDQAQVEQAKTLLEQDDSAASWKKVAARYSTEDATKDKGGLITGVTAGQSEPALEQQLFAAPEGELVGPFKGQTDYYLIQVEKITPAQTTPLDQVSKQIEDQLRSGKQQQVAQEFQTDFLEKWRSRTFCADGYVVDRCDNFTPPVQTIPGAAPVLARPVVSPGQTTVFPGQAPTVLPQGPINQVAAAQPGVIPPGGAPIPQGGAPVPAPGG, encoded by the coding sequence GTGCCCATCCCCAAGGACAGGCGAATCGTGGCGGCTGCGGTCTTTGGCGCGGTCGTGGTCGTGCTCTTCGTGATCGTGGCGATCGCCCAGGGCATCGGCAATCCAAGCGTCCCCTCGGGCGACGTAGCGACGGTCGAGGATGTCTCGAATGGAGACATCACCCAGGAGGAGTACGACTCCGCGCTGCAGCAGATTGCCGCCCAGCAGGGAGTCAAGAAGATCCCGCCGCCGGACGACCCTTCCTACGGCGACCTGCGCGACGCGACGATGGCGGACCTGCTCCTGGGTCGCTGGGTGCGGGGCGAGGCCGCCGACCGCGGCATCAGCTTCTCAGAGAGCGAGATCTCGAACCGCCTGGATCAGATCATCAAGCAGGACTTCGGCGGCCAAAAGCAGTTTGAGACCTTCCTGAAGCAGAATCACTTCACGCCCGAGCAGGCGCGGGCCCGGGTTGAGCTTCAGCTGCTGGGCGACGAGGTCCAAAAACAGGTCCTCGGCGGGGAGCAGCCGGTCTCGCAGTCCGAAATCGAGGACTACTACAACGTGAACAAGACTCAGTTCCAGCAGCCGGAGTCGCTCACCATCCGCCGGATCGTCAACAAGGACCAGGCGCAGGTGGAACAGGCAAAGACGCTGCTGGAACAGGACGACTCGGCGGCGAGCTGGAAGAAGGTGGCGGCGCGCTATTCCACCGAGGACGCGACCAAGGACAAGGGCGGTTTGATCACGGGCGTGACTGCGGGACAGAGCGAACCTGCCCTCGAGCAGCAGCTCTTCGCCGCCCCCGAGGGGGAGCTCGTCGGGCCGTTCAAGGGCCAGACGGACTACTACCTGATCCAGGTCGAGAAGATCACCCCCGCGCAGACGACACCGCTCGACCAGGTCAGCAAGCAGATCGAGGACCAGCTCAGGTCGGGCAAGCAGCAGCAGGTCGCGCAGGAGTTCCAGACGGACTTCCTGGAGAAGTGGAGGTCGCGGACCTTCTGCGCCGACGGGTACGTGGTCGACCGCTGCGACAACTTCACGCCCCCGGTCCAGACGATCCCGGGCGCCGCCCCCGTCCTTGCGAGGCCAGTTGTTTCGCCGGGGCAGACGACGGTGTTCCCCGGCCAGGCGCCCACCGTTCTGCCGCAGGGGCCCATCAACCAGGTCGCGGCAGCGCAGCCCGGCGTGATTCCACCGGGCGGAGCGCCGATCCCGCAGGGCGGAGCGCCGGTGCCCGCGCCGGGTGGATAG
- a CDS encoding MazG family protein: MDRAALDALRGLDEITRRLRRECPWDRDQDERSIVPHTVEEAYELADAAGSGDDAKLVDELGDVLFQVYFLALLLEERGAGNLAQVAEGTVQKLIRRHPHVFGEAEAQTAGEVLRNWDRIKREEEGNGAGEPFGNVPENLPALLYARKLQRRAHSAGLEGAEPEERIGDPVARDAAERWIGEALFALVDLARRLRVDPELALRASANRFRERVEGN, encoded by the coding sequence GTGGATAGAGCCGCGCTCGACGCGCTCCGCGGCCTCGACGAGATCACCCGCCGGCTGCGGCGCGAGTGCCCCTGGGACCGGGACCAGGACGAGCGCTCGATCGTCCCGCACACCGTCGAGGAGGCCTACGAGCTGGCCGACGCCGCGGGCAGCGGCGACGACGCGAAGCTCGTCGATGAGCTCGGCGACGTCCTGTTCCAGGTCTACTTCCTGGCCCTGCTGCTCGAGGAACGCGGCGCGGGAAACCTGGCCCAGGTCGCCGAGGGAACCGTCCAGAAGCTGATCCGCCGCCACCCCCATGTCTTCGGGGAAGCGGAGGCACAAACCGCGGGCGAGGTGTTGCGGAACTGGGACCGCATCAAGCGCGAGGAGGAGGGCAACGGGGCGGGGGAGCCGTTCGGCAACGTGCCCGAGAACCTGCCCGCGCTGCTTTACGCGCGCAAGCTCCAGCGGAGAGCCCACTCGGCGGGCCTGGAGGGCGCCGAGCCCGAGGAACGGATCGGCGACCCGGTTGCCCGCGACGCAGCCGAGCGCTGGATAGGAGAGGCGCTGTTCGCGCTTGTCGATCTCGCGCGCCGCCTGCGCGTTGACCCCGAGCTGGCCCTTCGCGCTTCGGCGAACCGCTTCCGCGAGCGCGTGGAGGGCAATTAG